A genome region from Nocardiopsis exhalans includes the following:
- a CDS encoding DUF397 domain-containing protein: MSNGWHKSSYSDSGSQCVEVREHESGADVRDTVNREAGHLSFPAAEWRALVEGLVR, translated from the coding sequence GTGTCCAACGGTTGGCACAAGTCCAGTTACAGCGACTCGGGTTCTCAGTGTGTCGAGGTCCGGGAGCACGAGTCGGGCGCGGACGTGCGGGACACGGTCAACCGCGAAGCGGGCCACCTGTCGTTCCCCGCTGCCGAGTGGCGCGCGCTCGTGGAAGGGCTGGTCCGATGA
- a CDS encoding 4'-phosphopantetheinyl transferase family protein, which yields MTLSSAPLESTVWWAHTSAASERLLRLLDSEELARQSRFRLQADRDRHLLGRSLARLALAERTGCAPEKVTFDLRCRSCEEKSRTGADGHPEQGSGTGGQAPHGKPVPTGAARGWEISVSHSGEWVALALAREVPVGVDVERISDARDLDGLAGYTLADAEHEQWRALPEPGRAGAFFGYWARKEALLKATGLGLSGGLRRVSVSPPHTEARLLSWEGGGGPETAWLSDLDRGEEYRSALAVLTDRPVELAVHSPERTADLLRG from the coding sequence ATGACCCTCAGCTCCGCACCCCTCGAGTCCACGGTGTGGTGGGCCCACACCTCCGCCGCGAGCGAACGTCTGCTGCGCCTGCTGGACAGCGAGGAACTCGCCCGCCAGTCCCGGTTCCGGCTCCAGGCCGACCGCGACCGCCACCTCCTGGGGCGTTCGCTGGCTCGCCTGGCACTGGCCGAACGCACCGGCTGCGCTCCGGAGAAGGTCACCTTCGACCTGCGCTGCCGTTCGTGCGAGGAGAAGTCGCGGACCGGCGCGGACGGGCACCCGGAACAGGGTTCGGGGACGGGCGGGCAGGCACCCCACGGCAAGCCGGTACCCACCGGGGCCGCCCGGGGGTGGGAGATCTCGGTGAGCCACTCCGGTGAGTGGGTGGCCCTGGCACTGGCCCGCGAGGTGCCGGTCGGTGTGGACGTGGAGCGGATCTCCGACGCTCGCGACCTGGACGGTCTGGCCGGGTACACGCTGGCCGACGCCGAGCACGAGCAGTGGCGCGCCCTGCCCGAGCCGGGCCGGGCCGGAGCGTTCTTCGGCTACTGGGCGCGCAAGGAGGCCCTGCTCAAGGCGACCGGCCTGGGCCTGTCCGGGGGGCTGCGAAGGGTCTCGGTCAGTCCCCCGCACACCGAGGCGCGGCTGCTGTCCTGGGAGGGCGGCGGCGGACCCGAGACCGCGTGGCTGTCGGACCTGGACCGGGGCGAGGAGTACCGTTCGGCGCTGGCGGTGCTGACCGACCGCCCGGTGGAGCTGGCGGTGCACTCCCCCGAGCGCACCGCCGACCTCCTGCGCGGCTAG
- a CDS encoding TVP38/TMEM64 family protein — protein MWRGALLAGWVGLLLWAILYGPDLETVRAWTADAGVLGAVVYLAAYTLAVQALVPRPALNIAGGLLFGLAAGVVLALAGGVLAAFVQFMVARYVAGDALARRLPERVRTQLEGLVGGRALLAVIQLRLIPVIPYQMVNYGFGLTGLPVGPFVLGTAIGSLPATAAMVLVGTGGIDLGFPVAVATGAAAMLLGLAWWLRSRKKRKNATGAGQN, from the coding sequence CTGTGGCGCGGGGCGCTGCTCGCGGGCTGGGTCGGCCTGCTGCTCTGGGCGATCCTGTACGGGCCCGACCTGGAGACGGTACGGGCCTGGACCGCCGACGCCGGGGTCCTGGGCGCGGTGGTCTACCTGGCCGCCTACACCCTGGCCGTGCAGGCGCTGGTGCCGCGTCCGGCGCTGAACATCGCGGGCGGGCTGCTGTTCGGCCTGGCCGCGGGGGTGGTCCTGGCCCTGGCCGGGGGCGTGCTGGCCGCGTTCGTGCAGTTCATGGTGGCCCGCTACGTGGCCGGTGACGCGCTCGCCCGCAGGCTCCCCGAACGCGTGCGGACCCAGTTGGAGGGGCTGGTCGGCGGCCGGGCCCTGCTCGCGGTGATCCAACTGCGACTGATTCCGGTGATCCCGTACCAGATGGTCAACTACGGTTTCGGGCTGACCGGACTGCCGGTCGGGCCGTTCGTGCTGGGCACCGCCATCGGGTCGCTGCCCGCCACCGCCGCGATGGTGCTGGTCGGCACCGGCGGGATCGACCTGGGCTTCCCGGTGGCTGTGGCCACCGGGGCGGCGGCCATGCTGCTCGGCCTGGCCTGGTGGCTGCGCTCGCGCAAGAAGCGCAAAAACGCGACGGGTGCGGGTCAGAACTGA
- a CDS encoding DUF397 domain-containing protein, with protein sequence MTGSWHKSSYSHDGGHCVEARETPSGADVRDTQNRGAATLSFPSAEWHALLMAEARAAR encoded by the coding sequence ATGACGGGCAGCTGGCACAAGTCGAGCTACTCCCACGATGGGGGGCACTGCGTCGAAGCACGTGAAACCCCCAGCGGCGCGGATGTGCGCGATACCCAGAACCGGGGTGCGGCGACGCTGTCTTTCCCCTCTGCTGAATGGCATGCGCTGCTGATGGCTGAGGCTCGCGCGGCGCGCTGA
- a CDS encoding permease, producing the protein MSERTASERGSAPDPDASLGDSIAGGWDNRADELPPAEWGREKSTRRTGTVWLFALLITAMAVAHSWLTDELTSQAFLAWATIFTAISFQALPFLVFGVALSAGLVAFVPSSVYQKFIPKKPGRAVPVAGASGALLPGCECASVPIAGSLIKRGVAPAAALTFLLAAPSINPIVMIATAVAFAGQPEMVLARFVASLLASVVIGWIWVRFGKADWLRLPSRTHAPGASKWQVFRESMLHDMMHAGGYLVVGALAAATLNVMVPREWLLAVAEAPIISVLVLALLAILLSICSEADAFVAVSLTDFSPTAKLAFMVIGPIVDLKLIAMQAGVFGWRFVARFAPICLVVGLLSTFLIGALIF; encoded by the coding sequence GTGTCCGAACGGACCGCATCGGAGCGCGGATCCGCGCCCGATCCCGACGCCTCGCTCGGTGACTCGATCGCCGGCGGCTGGGACAACCGAGCAGATGAACTACCGCCCGCCGAATGGGGGCGTGAGAAGAGCACGCGCAGAACCGGAACGGTCTGGCTGTTCGCCCTGCTGATCACGGCGATGGCGGTGGCCCACTCCTGGCTCACCGACGAGCTGACCAGCCAGGCCTTCCTGGCCTGGGCCACGATCTTCACCGCGATCAGCTTCCAGGCGCTGCCCTTCCTGGTCTTCGGGGTCGCCCTGTCCGCGGGGCTGGTCGCGTTCGTGCCGTCCTCCGTCTACCAGAAGTTCATCCCGAAGAAGCCGGGCCGCGCGGTCCCCGTCGCGGGCGCTTCGGGGGCCCTCCTGCCGGGCTGTGAGTGCGCCTCGGTGCCCATCGCGGGCAGCCTGATCAAGCGCGGCGTCGCCCCGGCGGCGGCGCTCACCTTCCTCCTCGCGGCGCCCTCCATCAACCCGATCGTCATGATCGCCACCGCCGTGGCCTTCGCCGGGCAGCCGGAGATGGTCCTGGCGCGGTTCGTGGCCTCGCTGCTCGCCTCGGTGGTGATCGGCTGGATCTGGGTGCGCTTCGGCAAGGCCGACTGGCTGCGCCTGCCCTCGCGCACGCACGCCCCGGGCGCCTCCAAGTGGCAGGTCTTCCGCGAGTCCATGCTGCACGACATGATGCACGCGGGCGGCTACCTGGTGGTCGGCGCCCTGGCCGCCGCGACCCTCAACGTCATGGTGCCCCGCGAGTGGCTGCTGGCCGTGGCCGAGGCCCCGATCATCTCGGTGCTGGTCCTGGCCCTGCTGGCCATCCTGCTCTCGATCTGCTCGGAGGCCGACGCCTTCGTCGCGGTCAGCCTCACCGACTTCTCGCCCACCGCCAAGCTCGCCTTCATGGTCATCGGCCCGATCGTGGACCTCAAGCTCATCGCGATGCAGGCCGGGGTGTTCGGCTGGCGCTTCGTCGCCAGATTCGCCCCGATCTGTCTGGTGGTCGGCCTGCTGAGTACGTTCCTGATTGGAGCTCTGATCTTTTGA
- a CDS encoding ABC transporter substrate-binding protein produces MRSLGTAAAALAVALLVASCGDPDSADDATAADDVTMGVTDDSVVIGTHQPLTGPASPGFVHVSTGASAVFDYINDNGGIHGRQIDYRVEDDAFDPAQTMDVTRSLIDDDEIFAMLGGLGTPTHEAVINDLNAEGIPDLFVSSGALAWDQPEEYPYSYGFQVDYSKEAKVQGAYIAENFPGKDVGLLYQNDDVGPASHSGIEQYLIDDIVAWESYDPGVPELEGQIAALKESGADVAVCYCIPAFLGLAILNAQAIGYEPQWVAPSFGGDVQIVSELIAEHAQGTPAEDVPPEAFTDGLIITAFLPMAAQTDDPWTAFYREIHDEYNDGAPFTDTTVYGMVQATLLAQLLMEVGPDLNRETLRETLHAQEWAGPGMVPFVATEDDHSGYAGVMVVQNNAGEKPEILQEPRITDSDGGEIEPFELDRPTPDEVPLFGGSGNGSE; encoded by the coding sequence ATGCGATCACTGGGAACAGCGGCTGCGGCTCTCGCCGTCGCCCTTCTCGTCGCCTCGTGCGGCGACCCCGATTCGGCTGACGACGCCACCGCCGCGGACGACGTCACCATGGGGGTCACCGATGACAGCGTCGTCATCGGCACCCACCAGCCACTCACCGGACCGGCCTCCCCCGGTTTCGTGCACGTCTCCACCGGGGCGAGCGCCGTCTTCGACTACATCAACGACAACGGCGGCATCCACGGTCGGCAGATCGACTACCGGGTCGAGGACGACGCCTTCGACCCCGCGCAGACCATGGATGTCACGCGCAGCCTGATCGACGACGACGAAATATTCGCCATGCTGGGCGGGCTGGGCACGCCCACCCACGAGGCGGTCATCAACGACCTCAACGCCGAGGGCATCCCCGACCTGTTCGTCTCCTCCGGGGCCCTGGCCTGGGACCAGCCCGAGGAGTACCCCTACAGCTACGGCTTCCAGGTGGACTACTCCAAGGAGGCCAAGGTCCAGGGCGCCTACATCGCGGAGAACTTCCCCGGTAAGGACGTGGGCCTGCTCTACCAGAACGACGACGTCGGCCCCGCCTCGCACTCGGGGATCGAGCAGTATCTGATCGACGACATCGTGGCCTGGGAGTCCTACGACCCCGGCGTCCCCGAGCTGGAAGGCCAGATCGCCGCGCTGAAGGAATCCGGCGCCGACGTCGCGGTCTGCTACTGCATCCCCGCCTTCCTCGGCCTGGCCATCCTCAACGCCCAGGCCATCGGCTACGAGCCGCAGTGGGTCGCGCCCAGTTTCGGCGGCGACGTGCAGATCGTCTCCGAACTCATCGCCGAGCACGCCCAGGGCACCCCCGCCGAGGACGTGCCGCCGGAGGCCTTCACCGACGGCCTCATCATCACCGCGTTCCTCCCGATGGCGGCCCAGACCGACGACCCCTGGACCGCCTTCTACCGTGAGATCCACGACGAGTACAACGACGGCGCTCCCTTCACCGACACCACGGTGTACGGCATGGTGCAGGCGACCCTGCTCGCCCAGCTCCTCATGGAGGTCGGCCCGGACCTGAACCGCGAAACCCTCCGGGAGACCCTGCACGCCCAGGAATGGGCCGGACCGGGCATGGTGCCCTTCGTGGCCACCGAGGACGACCACAGCGGCTACGCGGGCGTCATGGTGGTCCAGAACAACGCCGGAGAGAAGCCCGAGATCCTCCAGGAGCCCCGCATCACCGACAGCGACGGCGGGGAGATCGAGCCCTTCGAGCTGGACCGGCCCACCCCGGACGAGGTCCCGCTCTTCGGCGGCAGTGGTAACGGCAGCGAATAA
- a CDS encoding helix-turn-helix domain-containing protein — translation MIESREYLMDTDPSMYLTTGEVAVVLKVGTTTVKKLESSGRLPALKNLRGWRYFNAGDVFAFMEERGNPET, via the coding sequence ATGATCGAGAGTCGCGAATACCTGATGGACACCGACCCGAGCATGTACCTCACGACCGGGGAGGTCGCCGTCGTACTGAAAGTCGGCACCACCACCGTCAAGAAGCTCGAGAGCTCCGGCAGGCTCCCCGCCCTGAAGAACCTGCGCGGCTGGCGATACTTCAACGCCGGAGACGTCTTCGCCTTCATGGAGGAGCGAGGCAACCCTGAGACCTGA
- a CDS encoding acyl-CoA dehydrogenase family protein — protein sequence MAVERTLHTPEAEQLLELTREIVDKEIAPRAAGDEENSVFPRDVFATLGEAGLLGLPYPGEYGGGEQPYEVYLQVVEELARGWLAVGLGVSVHTLSCYPLAAFGTAEQKAAHLPAMVGGELLGAYCLSETASGSDAAALATRAERTDSGYRINGAKAWITHGGRADYYALFARTGAPDSGARGISCFHVPADTPGLGSAAPEHKMGMRSSPTAGVLFDDVELGADALVGEDGRGFGIALSALDSGRLGIAACAVGLAQAALDAALAYSRERRQFGSAIGDFQGLGFMLADMATQIAASRELYLSAARLRDAGRPFSKQAAMAKLLATDTAMKVTTDAVQVFGGYGYTRDFPVERYMREAKVLQIVEGTNQVQRLVISRHLANEG from the coding sequence ATGGCGGTCGAACGCACGCTGCACACACCCGAGGCCGAACAGCTCCTGGAGCTGACCCGGGAGATCGTGGACAAGGAGATCGCCCCGCGCGCGGCCGGGGACGAGGAGAACTCCGTCTTCCCCCGCGACGTGTTCGCCACCCTGGGCGAGGCCGGACTGCTCGGACTGCCCTATCCGGGCGAGTACGGCGGCGGCGAACAGCCCTACGAGGTCTACCTCCAGGTCGTGGAGGAGCTCGCCCGCGGCTGGCTCGCGGTGGGCCTGGGCGTCAGCGTCCACACCCTCTCCTGCTACCCGCTGGCCGCCTTCGGCACCGCCGAGCAGAAGGCCGCCCACCTTCCCGCCATGGTCGGCGGCGAACTCCTGGGCGCCTACTGCCTGTCCGAGACCGCCTCGGGCTCCGACGCCGCCGCCCTGGCCACCCGCGCCGAGCGCACCGACTCCGGCTACCGGATCAACGGCGCCAAAGCGTGGATCACCCACGGCGGCCGGGCCGACTACTACGCGCTCTTCGCCCGGACCGGCGCTCCGGACTCGGGCGCCCGCGGCATCAGCTGCTTCCACGTGCCGGCGGACACGCCGGGCCTGGGTTCGGCCGCCCCCGAACACAAGATGGGCATGCGCTCCTCACCCACCGCCGGGGTGCTCTTCGACGACGTCGAGCTCGGCGCCGACGCCCTGGTGGGGGAGGACGGTCGGGGCTTCGGGATCGCCCTGTCCGCCCTGGACTCCGGTCGCCTGGGCATCGCCGCCTGCGCCGTGGGTCTGGCCCAGGCCGCCCTGGACGCCGCCCTCGCCTACTCCCGCGAACGCCGCCAGTTCGGCAGCGCCATCGGTGACTTCCAGGGGCTGGGCTTCATGCTCGCCGACATGGCCACCCAGATCGCGGCCTCCCGCGAGCTCTACCTGTCCGCCGCCCGCCTGCGCGACGCCGGGCGCCCGTTCAGCAAGCAGGCCGCCATGGCCAAGCTCCTGGCCACCGACACCGCCATGAAGGTCACCACCGACGCCGTCCAGGTCTTCGGTGGCTACGGCTACACCCGGGACTTCCCCGTCGAGCGCTACATGCGCGAGGCCAAGGTCCTGCAGATCGTGGAGGGCACCAACCAGGTGCAGCGCCTGGTCATCAGCCGCCACCTGGCCAACGAGGGCTAG
- a CDS encoding LysR family transcriptional regulator: MDLELRHLRTICLLADTGSVTKAAAALSTSQPALTTQLQRIEREVGGPLFHRGRSGVRPTELGEFVLVRARGVLLSMDDLLNDITARGASPSTLRVGGVGPLTVELSARLPEIFPNVPVHVRTEYSPKLVTDLVRAGRLDLGTTMDYVDRDLPSDGPLAWAMLAVDPLHVALWEEHPMAEKPFIQLEDLAESPWALTPPDGTGWPECFYLACQRAGFSPQVPYRLYERSEIRDLIADRRAIAPCQADFDAGKGVVVRQLDGAPIQLRHLLVWRRDSTVHQASARIARLARELLNRGELKEAPTPTE; the protein is encoded by the coding sequence ATGGACCTCGAACTCCGCCACCTTCGAACGATCTGCCTGCTGGCCGATACCGGCAGCGTGACCAAGGCGGCCGCGGCGCTGTCCACGTCACAGCCTGCCCTGACGACCCAGCTACAGCGGATCGAACGCGAGGTGGGCGGACCCCTGTTTCATCGGGGGCGCTCGGGGGTGCGGCCGACCGAACTCGGCGAGTTCGTCCTCGTCCGGGCGCGCGGGGTCCTGCTGTCCATGGATGATCTGCTGAACGACATCACGGCGCGCGGGGCCTCCCCCAGTACTCTGCGCGTGGGCGGAGTCGGGCCGCTCACCGTGGAGCTGTCCGCGCGTCTTCCGGAGATCTTCCCGAACGTTCCGGTGCATGTGCGCACGGAGTACTCGCCCAAACTGGTGACCGACCTTGTGCGGGCCGGAAGGCTGGACCTGGGCACGACCATGGATTACGTGGATCGTGACCTTCCCTCGGATGGGCCGCTCGCCTGGGCGATGCTCGCCGTGGATCCGCTGCACGTGGCCCTCTGGGAGGAGCACCCGATGGCGGAGAAGCCGTTCATCCAACTGGAGGACCTGGCTGAGTCGCCGTGGGCGCTGACTCCCCCGGATGGGACCGGCTGGCCCGAGTGTTTCTATTTGGCGTGTCAGAGGGCGGGATTCAGTCCGCAGGTGCCGTACCGGCTTTACGAGAGGTCGGAGATCCGGGACCTGATCGCCGATCGCCGAGCGATCGCCCCCTGCCAGGCCGATTTCGACGCGGGTAAGGGTGTCGTGGTCCGACAGCTGGATGGAGCCCCGATACAGCTCAGGCATCTCCTGGTGTGGAGACGCGACAGCACCGTGCACCAGGCATCCGCACGTATCGCTCGCCTGGCCCGCGAGCTGCTCAACAGAGGTGAGTTGAAGGAGGCCCCCACTCCAACCGAGTGA
- a CDS encoding helix-turn-helix domain-containing protein: MVEQEFGQYLKKERKRAGYTLRGLAKAAGTSASTLSRWENDHSVPVRRDVLKLDEALGLKGALFRKWEFYTSPSALLPWMLDAGKLQEAATAITCISPALLPGLLQSPLYAEAVFKEGQPLWSATEIARVVALRANRYEYLRERNNPEITAVIPAAALSMLPEVIRREQVQRLQWLMDDGVRFHLVPPPRIILGVTSPLLLVRLEDGTRAASSDHQSGNVVFDASSGLERLFEIERRVLADALPLEQSRQLLKEMI; encoded by the coding sequence ATGGTGGAACAAGAATTTGGACAATACCTGAAAAAAGAGCGCAAACGCGCAGGTTACACGCTTCGCGGACTCGCGAAGGCAGCGGGAACTTCTGCTTCCACTCTCTCCCGCTGGGAAAACGACCACAGCGTCCCGGTCCGCAGGGACGTGTTGAAGCTGGACGAGGCGCTCGGCCTGAAGGGTGCACTTTTCCGAAAATGGGAGTTTTATACCTCTCCGTCTGCTCTGCTCCCCTGGATGCTGGACGCAGGGAAACTGCAGGAAGCCGCGACTGCGATCACTTGCATCTCTCCTGCCCTGCTTCCCGGGTTGTTGCAGAGCCCGCTGTACGCGGAGGCGGTTTTCAAGGAGGGGCAGCCTCTGTGGTCCGCCACTGAGATCGCGCGCGTCGTCGCGCTCCGCGCGAACCGGTACGAATACCTCAGGGAGCGCAACAATCCCGAGATCACCGCAGTAATTCCCGCCGCTGCGCTGTCGATGCTCCCCGAAGTGATCCGTCGTGAGCAGGTGCAACGCCTGCAGTGGTTGATGGATGACGGAGTTCGGTTTCACCTGGTCCCGCCGCCCCGGATCATATTGGGGGTGACTTCCCCGCTGTTGCTCGTGCGGCTGGAAGATGGGACACGAGCGGCTTCCTCTGATCACCAGAGCGGTAACGTGGTCTTCGACGCGAGCAGTGGGTTGGAGCGGCTGTTTGAGATCGAGCGCCGTGTGTTGGCGGACGCTCTCCCCTTGGAACAGTCTCGGCAGTTGTTGAAGGAGATGATCTAG
- a CDS encoding sensor histidine kinase: MAERQERSRGPWRALRPRTIRARVTAGAVAMLALVLCVALTAAALLIRELTLSQLRERAAEGARHVVDHIMTERYDGPIPASEPITRFQVIDWQTDEVLAASDTLRGVPPLTEHDPEPGDFRLDDITCGMVAGDQSGDCFQVVGYAVTGSAYGDDVLVLAATRTPLILAENVLEMVLLGTSVALLFGTGIIIWYGVGRALRPVEQISAEMDRLSVSDLHRRLPVPKSDDEIAHLARTANSSLARLEEAVTRQRRFVSDASHELRNPIAGMRTKLEVELSDPEPDQRARERLLTGLLSDTERLENIVSDLLELARLDTDVAMKREKVDLSDLAEGEFSGRRGSAEVLVHTSGPVYAYVNRLRVVRVLTNLVANAERHANGRIDIIVQHHQGAAVVEVHDDGSGIPVKDRERVFERFSRLPESRERDPGGSGLGLPISREIVQAYGGTLVAGHSDLLGGALFVLRLPDPSNPPSEQDR, encoded by the coding sequence GTGGCAGAACGGCAGGAACGATCCCGGGGACCATGGCGCGCCCTGCGTCCGCGCACTATCCGTGCCCGGGTCACCGCCGGAGCCGTCGCCATGCTTGCGCTGGTCCTCTGTGTGGCCCTTACCGCCGCCGCCCTGCTGATCCGCGAACTCACCCTGAGCCAGCTGCGGGAGCGGGCCGCGGAGGGTGCGCGACACGTGGTGGATCACATCATGACGGAGCGTTACGACGGTCCGATCCCCGCCTCCGAACCCATCACGCGCTTCCAGGTGATCGACTGGCAGACCGACGAGGTCCTGGCCGCCAGCGACACCCTCCGCGGTGTCCCGCCCCTGACCGAGCACGATCCGGAACCCGGCGATTTTCGGTTGGATGACATCACCTGCGGAATGGTCGCGGGAGACCAGAGCGGAGACTGCTTCCAGGTGGTGGGATACGCGGTCACCGGTTCCGCCTACGGGGACGACGTCCTGGTGCTCGCGGCCACCCGCACGCCGCTGATCCTGGCCGAGAACGTCCTGGAGATGGTACTGCTGGGGACCTCGGTGGCCCTGCTCTTCGGTACCGGGATCATCATCTGGTACGGGGTGGGGCGCGCACTACGCCCGGTGGAGCAGATCAGCGCCGAAATGGACCGGTTGTCCGTCAGCGATCTGCACCGGAGGCTGCCCGTGCCCAAGAGCGACGACGAGATCGCCCACCTGGCCCGCACCGCCAACTCCAGCCTGGCCCGACTGGAGGAGGCGGTCACCCGCCAGCGCCGCTTCGTCTCCGATGCCTCCCACGAGTTGCGCAACCCCATCGCGGGCATGCGCACCAAACTGGAGGTCGAACTCTCCGACCCCGAACCCGACCAGCGCGCGCGGGAACGGCTCCTGACCGGGCTGCTGTCCGACACCGAACGGCTGGAGAACATCGTCTCCGACCTCCTGGAGCTGGCCCGCCTGGACACCGACGTCGCGATGAAGCGCGAGAAGGTCGACCTGTCCGACCTGGCCGAGGGGGAGTTCTCCGGCAGACGCGGGTCGGCCGAGGTGCTCGTGCACACCTCCGGTCCGGTGTACGCCTACGTCAACCGGCTCCGTGTGGTCCGGGTGCTGACCAACCTCGTGGCCAACGCCGAACGCCACGCCAACGGCCGCATCGACATCATCGTCCAGCACCACCAGGGCGCCGCCGTGGTGGAGGTCCACGACGACGGCTCGGGCATCCCCGTCAAGGACCGCGAGCGGGTCTTCGAGCGCTTCTCCCGGCTCCCGGAGTCCAGGGAACGCGACCCGGGCGGCAGCGGGCTGGGGCTGCCCATCTCCCGGGAGATCGTGCAGGCCTACGGGGGCACTCTGGTCGCCGGGCACAGCGACCTGCTCGGCGGCGCGCTGTTCGTCCTGCGCCTGCCCGACCCGTCGAACCCGCCCTCCGAGCAGGACCGGTGA
- a CDS encoding TIGR03943 family putative permease subunit: protein MNRIAQGLTLVLLGAAALTATIPTDLYLNWVKGAFGPFLIAAGVVMVVLGALVITAEVRGEGQALDEEPAVPEDAAEEHRTVAASVEAHEPHEGGSDRSELDRAAAEYGGGSGHDHGHDHSRAPRVAWLLLLPVVAVFVIAPPALGSYTVESTGGSSGPPPRDDRASSRFSDNLTDAAPGDVVELDIQQFVLRAWVDENREMAGREVELTGFAVPVQDGEGWYLARLQMACCAADAVVNKILITDHPAPEADTWWQVRGTWVEPEGDLYEVAQHEMETLSVTEVTNPPEPYE, encoded by the coding sequence TTGAACCGCATCGCTCAGGGGCTCACGCTCGTTCTGCTCGGCGCCGCTGCGCTGACCGCGACGATCCCCACCGACCTGTACCTGAACTGGGTCAAGGGGGCCTTCGGGCCCTTCCTGATCGCCGCCGGTGTGGTCATGGTCGTGCTCGGCGCCCTGGTGATCACGGCCGAGGTGCGCGGCGAGGGCCAGGCGCTGGACGAGGAGCCCGCGGTCCCCGAGGACGCCGCCGAGGAGCACAGAACCGTGGCCGCCTCTGTCGAGGCCCACGAGCCGCACGAGGGCGGCTCGGACCGCTCCGAGCTGGACCGGGCCGCCGCGGAGTACGGCGGCGGTTCCGGGCACGACCACGGCCACGACCACTCGCGGGCCCCGCGCGTGGCCTGGCTGCTCCTGCTGCCGGTGGTCGCGGTGTTCGTGATCGCGCCGCCCGCGCTGGGGTCGTACACGGTGGAGAGCACCGGCGGCTCGTCCGGTCCGCCGCCCCGGGACGACCGCGCTTCCTCCAGATTCAGCGACAACCTCACCGACGCCGCCCCCGGCGACGTGGTCGAGCTGGACATCCAGCAGTTCGTCCTGCGGGCCTGGGTGGACGAGAACCGGGAGATGGCCGGCCGCGAGGTCGAGCTGACCGGCTTCGCCGTGCCCGTACAGGACGGGGAGGGCTGGTACCTGGCCCGGCTCCAGATGGCCTGCTGCGCCGCGGACGCGGTGGTCAACAAGATCCTGATCACCGACCACCCGGCGCCGGAGGCCGACACCTGGTGGCAGGTGCGCGGCACCTGGGTGGAGCCGGAGGGCGACCTGTACGAGGTCGCCCAGCACGAGATGGAGACCCTTTCGGTCACCGAGGTCACCAATCCGCCGGAACCGTACGAATAG